The genomic segment TTATCAGCGATGAAAGGGCTTAGTTTAACTTCCTTGAGATTAACCTTTTTCGCTTTCTTTTTTTCTTGTTGTTCTTTTTTTGCTTCTAAGAATTTAAACTTTTTAAAATCGACAATTTTACAGACTGGAGGTTTAGCATTAGGGGCGACTTCAATTAAATCAAGCTCTTTTTCTTGGGCTTGTTGAAGTGCCTTCTCAAGAAGCATCACCCCAATTTGCTTACCCTCATCATCAATTACTCTGACTTCTCTGCTTTGAATATAATGGTTGATTCGGTAAAACTTCTTTGCCAATTTTCTCTTAGATTTTATCAAACTTGCCTTTTCTTAGCAATATCTTCTTTAATTAACTTGAGGAACTTGGAGACAGCCATTAAACCCAGGACCTTTTCGCCTCGAACCCGAACATTAATATTTTTGGCTTCAACTTCCTTGTCACCAACCACCAGAATGTAGGGAATTTTTTGGATTTCAGCGTTTCTGATTTTTTTAGAAGTGGTTTCGCTGCGATTGTCAAGTTTGGCGCGAATTGCTTCTTTTTTGATCTGATCAACAATTTTTTGACCATATTGATTGTGCTTGTCAGTAATCGGAATGACAATTGCTTGAACCGGAGCGAGCCAAACAGGAAAGGCACCACCGTAATGTTCGATTAAGATTCCCATAAATCGCTCAAAGGAGCCGAGAATGGCGCGGTGAACCATGACTGGTTGGCGTTGTTGTCCTTTTTTATTCATGTAAGAGAGTTTGAATTTTTCCGGAAAGTTAAAATCAACCTGATTGGTTAAAAGTTGCCACTCTCTACCTAGGCTGTCTTTGACTTTTAAATCGATTTTAGGACCGTAAAAAACGCCCGCTCCGGGATCAAGGTCATAAGGCAATTTGGTTTTTTTAAGAGCTGATTTTAAAGATTTGGTTGCTTTTTCCCAAATAGTGTCACTACCCATTGATTTTTCTGGCCGAGTTGAAAGATAAGAGTGAAAATCTTTAAAGCCAAAAACATTATAAATTTCCTTAGTCAGGTTAAGGACACCAACTAGTTCTTTTTCTAATTGCTTTGGTTGACAGAAGATATGAGAATCATCTTGAGTGAAACCTCGAACTCGGGTTAGACCGTGAAGAACGCCGCTAGGTTCGTATCGATAAACCGTTCCTAGCTCGCAATAACGGATAGGAAGTTCTCGATAACTTCTTATCTGGCTTTTATAAACATAAACATGAAAGGGACAGTTCATTGGCTTGATTAAATATTCAGTCCCCTCAATATCCATCGGTGAGTACATTAAGTCACGATAAAATTGCCAATGACCTGATTTTTCCCAGAGGGATTTTTTGCCGATATGGGGAGTATAAATATATTGATAGCCGTGTTTTTGATGGAGATCTTTCCAATAAGATTCAATTTCTGCTCTAACAATAGAAAGATTGGGATGCCAAAGAGGTAAACCGGCGCCAATTTGATCATTAAGACTAAAAAGGTCAAGCTGGTTGCCGAGTTTGCGATGATCTCTTTCTTTAGCTTCTGTCAATTCTTTTAGATGACTATCAAGTTTTTCTTGAGTGGCAAAACAAGTACCGTAAATTCTGGTGAGCATCGGATTTGTTTCACTGCCTCGCCAATAGGCACCAGCCAGGGAAAGGAGTTTAAAAGACCCAATTTTTGAGGTATCAGTTAAGTGGGGACCAGCACAAAGGTCAATAAAATTACCTGTTTGGTAAACGGAAACCTTTTTATTCTTTTCTTTTTCTAAATCTTTAATCAGTTCTAGTTTAAAGGGTTGGTTTTTGAAGATTTGTTTAGCTTCTTTGATAGAAACATCTTCTTTTTTAAAAGGTAGTTTGGCTTTGCTAATCTTTTTCATCTCTTGAGAGATTTTTTCCAAATCTTTTTCCGTGATTTTCTTTTTGCCAAAATCAAAATCATAATAAAAACCGTCTTCAATAGCCGGTCCAATCCCAAATTTAACTTTGGGATAAAGTTTTAGAACCGCGGCCGCCAAAACATGGCTGCAACTATGTCTCATTTTTTCTAATTGTTTATCCATTTTTTATCTTGGTAAAGCCTTTCTTGCTTCCAGGGCTTGATTAGCGGCTTCAATTAATCTAGCAAACCAATCCCCTATTAAAGGTAGACCACCAAGTCTGCCTAGGATTAAACCTAAAATGTAAATTAACAAAGCAAAACCAAGAGTGGCGCCTATCGCCCAACCAATACCACCAATAAAATTTTTAAAAAAGATGATTAAATATTTTTCTTTAGGATTAGCTTTCATGGTGGGTGGTACAGGACTCGAACCTGTGACCTTTACGATGTCAACGTAACGCTCTAGCCAACTGAGCTAACCACCCGATTGTTTTAATTTTACTAGATTTAAGAAGAGGAGGCAAATTTAACCGGCTTGGGTAGCCATGTAGCGTTCTTGGGAGAGCATGAATTTTGTGCCTGACTTTCTGACTTGACCCCAATAATAATTTCTCTTTTTAGTTCGTTGGTTAAAGAGATTCAGCCAGTTGGCTGATTCTTCAATTTTCTCTCTGAAAAGTTCAATGGCTCGTTTTAATCTTTCCAGGAAGTTAAGATGATAGATACCTGGTTCGACTGGTTCTAAAGTGGCCGCGATTTCGACTTCTTTAGATAATTCTTTAGTGGAAAGGGCTAATCTTTTTAATTCCTCCTGAATCGCTTTGATTTGGAGTTGAGTTTTCTGTTCTGATTGTTTGAAAACAAATCTCTCTTCCTGGCGAATTCTATTTAATTCCCGCCTATATTGATAAGGGATTCTTTCTTGTTCTTGGGTTCTTTTTAAATTTAGGGTTTCATTGGGTTGAAGAGTGCCGCTTCTTTTTCTTTGGCTAATTTGGTCTAGAGCTGTACTAGGAAGACCTTCAATTACATCTTGGGCAATAGAATGACCAAAACCGCTTCCAAAATCACGGAGATTTTCAATAAAATTATCTCTGAGAACAGGCTTTCTGTTTTTTTGCTGGCCTTGATCCATTTAATCTGGGCAGATTTAGCTGGATGTTACTATAATTTAGTCAGTTTGTCAATTGCTTTTCTTTTGCGGAGAAGTTGTTTAATGTAGGCTTGTTGGGTCGGTGTTTGCATCGCTTCTTTGGCCTTTTCGTCGGGAGTAGCGTTAATCATCTCCTGAACTTCTTTTTCGGTTATTTTGATGTCTTCAGCGTCAGCAATGGCGGAAAGGATTAATTCCAGTCTCAATGATTCTTCTGCCTGCTGGCGGTACTCTTGACGGATTTGGTCACTGGTTTTACCAATTGAAGCTAGATATTGTTCGACGGTTAAGCCCAGACGTTCAGTCTGATCAATTAGTCTAGAGAGCATCCGGTTAACTTCTTCTTGAATTAATAATTCAGGAATTTTGATTTTGACGGTTTCAAGAAGGATTTGGAAAATTTTCCTCAGCCGTTCTGATTCTTTTTCCTGGACTTTTTCTTCTTTATCTTTACCTGGTACCCAGATTTTTTCTGAAGCCAAAGCTTTTTTCAATTCCGCCTGATAATCACCCAGTTCTATTTTAGGTAACTCACAGGTAACCGCTTTAATTTGCCAGTCTTTATTTTCTTCTATAGAGGTAATACTGACTTGGGGATTAATGATTGGCTGAATTTTTTGTTCTCTAAGAGTTTCAAGATAAACTTCTGGAACCAAAAATTTAAGGACTTCTTCATGAACTTTGGCTTTACCGACTTTTTCTTCAACTTTTTTCAAGGGCGCCTTACCTTTGCGAAAACCATTTATCTCTGTGTCCTTGGCTAGGCGTTTCAGAGCTAAATCATAAGCAACTTTGACCTTTTTTTTAGGAATGGTAATGGTTAATTCAATTGTCCCGTCAGTCTGTTTATTTAAAGCGGAAATCATTGATGGCCCCCTAAACTTCTTGGTCTTTGAGCAGTCAGGGCCGGATTACGGCGGAAAGTTTGACGCCTAAAGCTTTTCGGTGTTCGATAGCCAAGTTTTTTTCGACCAAAACCTAACCTGTTTTCAAGAGGTTTTTCTTCTTTTTTAGTTTGAGATTGCTTATCCATTAGAAGTTATTCTACCATTGTTTGGAGCCTACGTAAAGCCTGAAGTTTCTCATAATAGCCTAATTTAGCCTTATTAGTCGCTTCCCGAAGATATTCAATTGACTGGTGATAGGTTTTTCGGTCAACTGGATAAGGAATGCCGTCTTTACCGCCATGAGCAAAAGAATAGCGGGCTGGATCCTGAGTGGCAATTGGTGCCCCATAAACCAATTCAGCGATTAGGGCTAAAGCCCTGATGGTTTTTGAACCGACGCCTTTCATCCCTAAAAGATTTTCAAAATTGGCTGGTTTTTGTTCGTAGGTGCTTAGAAAAATCTTTTTTAGATTTTGGGGATTAATATCCGAAATGAGAATCTGGTGACGGCCTGGGAGTTTGGTTTTCTGAAGTTTTTTAATTATTTGGCTGGTTTTTTCTGGTTTTTGCTGGGCAACTTTAGTGGTAATTTCTCGATTATTTTTACTTTTAGAATCAACCAAGTTTAAAACTTCTCCCCTATTTTCACTGGCAATGCCAGCATGAGGTTCGTTAACAAAATCAGCCACATCGTCTGAAAGCCAGTGATAGCGCCTGGCCCAGTGAGATTTAGTTTGCATCCCTTGTTGAATCACGGCCCATTGGCCGTTTTTAGTAAAGAAAAAAGAATGATGATAGAGTTGATAACCGTCTTGGAGAGCGTTATTATCGACTTTGGCTGAAAGTCTGGAAGCATAGATCAGCGGTTGACTGTTAAAAGAATATTCTTGGCCAAAATCTTCAATCTCCTTTGGTGTTTTTCGAGAGGTTTTACCTTTACCACCACAAACAAAGATTCCTAGATCTTTTTGGATTGGCTTTAGACCTTCTTTGAGCGCCCCACAAGTGGTGGTCGTCAAGCCTGACGAGTGCCAGTCAAAACCCAAAACACAACCAAAAGCTTGAAACCAATTAGGATCAGCTAATCTTTTTAAATATTCTTCTGTTCCATATTCATTGATGAGAACCAAAGAAATTTCTCGAGATAGTTTGGTCATTCGTTCAAACAACCAGCGAGGAGCGGAACCATAATGAAGCGGTAAATTAGCCGTACCAGTTTTCATCTTTGGGTTTTCTTCGTAAAAACAATTTCAGTATAGGAGAGTTTAAGAAGCAGTGTCAAGATGAAGTTAAATAGTTTTTAAGTTTTAATCACTTTAATAAACACTCTTCTTGTTCTGGGATCATCAAGTTCAACTAAAAGGATTTGTTGCCAAGTACCTCGGACTAATTTTCCGTTTTCAATAGGTAAAACTTTTCCTTGGCCTAAGAGACCACTTAGGATATGAGAATCAGCGTTGCCATCAATACGGTTATGTTCAAACTGTTCGTCTTTAACTAATTTTTTAAGAATTTTTAACCAATCATTTTTCAAACCTGATTCGTTTTCAGTTAGAAGAATGGCGGCAGTTGAATGAGGGACAAAAACTAAACAAAGACCACTCTTAACTTTTTCTTTAACCAGAACTTGTTCAACTTGATCAGTGATATCAATTAGTTGGTAACGATTTTGAGTTGAAACAGAAATTTCCATCTAACGTTTCCAAGGTAGTTTTTCGCGAACCTTTTCCCAAAATGTTCTTTCCTTGGCGAATTTGAAGAGATAAATGATTTCCACAATACCAAGGGAATTAATAATCAAAATAGCAACAAACCAATATAATTGTTCACATCTAGCTGCTCGCCATAAAGCCATGCCTTTCCAAAACAAAGACCAGGCAACCACAATTAATAAAAGAATAGGATTATTGATGATTTGTTCCATATTCAAGTTCTACTTTCAACTTCGCTTCTCGTATCTGTCTTATTACCTCCGTATAAGCAATAGACTTTTGTTCTAATTCCAAGAACAGGGTCGTGTGTGAATCGACCAATGGTGGGTCGCTTACTAGATTTTCGCCCAAGTAGCGGCCTTCTTTATCGTATTCCATCTTTAGAACGTGTTTTTGATCAAATATCCAGAAATCGCCTTTGGTTTCCGCCGTCACTAATTGCTCGTATGTTCTTTGACTGACAGCTTTAATTATTTCCCCGGCGAGCCAATTCTGGGGAAAACACCAGTCCAGTTCGTAGCGCAGATATTCCGCTAGCGTGGGCGGAATTACTCTGATTCTCTTAATCTCTTTTCCAGATCTAGTCCACGCTCTCACGTCCTCAATCCATGCTCGGTGACGAGAATCCGCTGTCGGTATGCCTTCCTTGTAATGTTGAAACTCTTCCCACTCCCCGCCTTCTATGTGATAGACCGGTAAAGTCTCAACACGAAGAGCGGAGACTTCAAAGCTGCCGAACATTTCTTCGAGAACGTCCATACTACTTCCTCGCTTTTATTTTAACATATTTTTTACCTTTTTCCGTAATATTTCATACTTAAACCACTGTTCCTGAAAATGAATTGCTTTTGCTATTTCTTTATCTGTTAATTCTTTTCTATCGGGAACGACAATAAGTTTATCGTCATCATCATTTAATCTGTGAATAATTGCAACACACTTACCGCTTCCTTTTTTAAGAGGTTTACTTACTCCAAGAAAATAAGCATCTAATTCTTCTCCATCTGGTGATTTTGTGTTAGAAATGAAGCCATAATTAGACTTATAAGTGAAATTATGTTTAGGATGTTTACTTCCAAGAGGCCTATCAATAACCACATTAACTTTTTTGTTAAGGAATTTTTCTGCTAATTTTAGTGTTTTAGACATTTTCATTATTCTTTCTTATCGTAATATTTTTTGCCTTTTAATTTCTTAGGGAGTAATGATTTGTTTTCAGGGTAAGGTTCATAGCCTTTACCATAACCTAGTTCTTGCATTAGTCTGGTGGGGGCATTAAGAATTTCCATGGGGATAGGTAGGTTGCCATATTTTTTAATATCTTCTTGAGCTTTTCTTAGACCGTTGTAGGCGCTTCTGTTTTTGGGAGCTTTAGCCAGGTAAACCACACCATGAGCCAGATTGATAGCACATTCAGGGTAACCAATGCTATTACAGGCTTGAAAAACCTCATTGGCGACCACTAAAGCCGTGGGTTGGGCCATACCAATATCTTCACTGGCAAAGATAACCATTCTTCTAGCAATGAAAAGAGGGTCTTCGCCAGCTTCTACCATTCTGGCGAGGTAATAAAGGGCGGCATCGGGATCTGAAGCTCTCATGCTTTTGATAAAGGCACTGATCGTGTTGTAATGTTCATCACCATTCTTATCATAGAGTAAGGATTG from the Patescibacteria group bacterium genome contains:
- the infC gene encoding translation initiation factor IF-3, with the protein product MAKKFYRINHYIQSREVRVIDDEGKQIGVMLLEKALQQAQEKELDLIEVAPNAKPPVCKIVDFKKFKFLEAKKEQQEKKKAKKVNLKEVKLSPFIAD
- the thrS gene encoding threonine--tRNA ligase; translation: MDKQLEKMRHSCSHVLAAAVLKLYPKVKFGIGPAIEDGFYYDFDFGKKKITEKDLEKISQEMKKISKAKLPFKKEDVSIKEAKQIFKNQPFKLELIKDLEKEKNKKVSVYQTGNFIDLCAGPHLTDTSKIGSFKLLSLAGAYWRGSETNPMLTRIYGTCFATQEKLDSHLKELTEAKERDHRKLGNQLDLFSLNDQIGAGLPLWHPNLSIVRAEIESYWKDLHQKHGYQYIYTPHIGKKSLWEKSGHWQFYRDLMYSPMDIEGTEYLIKPMNCPFHVYVYKSQIRSYRELPIRYCELGTVYRYEPSGVLHGLTRVRGFTQDDSHIFCQPKQLEKELVGVLNLTKEIYNVFGFKDFHSYLSTRPEKSMGSDTIWEKATKSLKSALKKTKLPYDLDPGAGVFYGPKIDLKVKDSLGREWQLLTNQVDFNFPEKFKLSYMNKKGQQRQPVMVHRAILGSFERFMGILIEHYGGAFPVWLAPVQAIVIPITDKHNQYGQKIVDQIKKEAIRAKLDNRSETTSKKIRNAEIQKIPYILVVGDKEVEAKNINVRVRGEKVLGLMAVSKFLKLIKEDIAKKRQV
- a CDS encoding DUF5665 domain-containing protein — its product is MKANPKEKYLIIFFKNFIGGIGWAIGATLGFALLIYILGLILGRLGGLPLIGDWFARLIEAANQALEARKALPR
- a CDS encoding DUF5660 family protein codes for the protein MDQGQQKNRKPVLRDNFIENLRDFGSGFGHSIAQDVIEGLPSTALDQISQRKRSGTLQPNETLNLKRTQEQERIPYQYRRELNRIRQEERFVFKQSEQKTQLQIKAIQEELKRLALSTKELSKEVEIAATLEPVEPGIYHLNFLERLKRAIELFREKIEESANWLNLFNQRTKKRNYYWGQVRKSGTKFMLSQERYMATQAG
- a CDS encoding trigger factor; this translates as MISALNKQTDGTIELTITIPKKKVKVAYDLALKRLAKDTEINGFRKGKAPLKKVEEKVGKAKVHEEVLKFLVPEVYLETLREQKIQPIINPQVSITSIEENKDWQIKAVTCELPKIELGDYQAELKKALASEKIWVPGKDKEEKVQEKESERLRKIFQILLETVKIKIPELLIQEEVNRMLSRLIDQTERLGLTVEQYLASIGKTSDQIRQEYRQQAEESLRLELILSAIADAEDIKITEKEVQEMINATPDEKAKEAMQTPTQQAYIKQLLRKRKAIDKLTKL
- a CDS encoding DUF763 domain-containing protein, translating into MKTGTANLPLHYGSAPRWLFERMTKLSREISLVLINEYGTEEYLKRLADPNWFQAFGCVLGFDWHSSGLTTTTCGALKEGLKPIQKDLGIFVCGGKGKTSRKTPKEIEDFGQEYSFNSQPLIYASRLSAKVDNNALQDGYQLYHHSFFFTKNGQWAVIQQGMQTKSHWARRYHWLSDDVADFVNEPHAGIASENRGEVLNLVDSKSKNNREITTKVAQQKPEKTSQIIKKLQKTKLPGRHQILISDINPQNLKKIFLSTYEQKPANFENLLGMKGVGSKTIRALALIAELVYGAPIATQDPARYSFAHGGKDGIPYPVDRKTYHQSIEYLREATNKAKLGYYEKLQALRRLQTMVE
- a CDS encoding secondary thiamine-phosphate synthase enzyme YjbQ produces the protein MEISVSTQNRYQLIDITDQVEQVLVKEKVKSGLCLVFVPHSTAAILLTENESGLKNDWLKILKKLVKDEQFEHNRIDGNADSHILSGLLGQGKVLPIENGKLVRGTWQQILLVELDDPRTRRVFIKVIKT
- a CDS encoding DUF5652 family protein, coding for MEQIINNPILLLIVVAWSLFWKGMALWRAARCEQLYWFVAILIINSLGIVEIIYLFKFAKERTFWEKVREKLPWKR
- a CDS encoding inorganic diphosphatase; translation: MKMSKTLKLAEKFLNKKVNVVIDRPLGSKHPKHNFTYKSNYGFISNTKSPDGEELDAYFLGVSKPLKKGSGKCVAIIHRLNDDDDKLIVVPDRKELTDKEIAKAIHFQEQWFKYEILRKKVKNMLK